A portion of the Labrus bergylta unplaced genomic scaffold, fLabBer1.1 SCAFFOLD_117, whole genome shotgun sequence genome contains these proteins:
- the fam174c gene encoding protein FAM174C, translating into MTFHGLLSAVLVPVCWLLVSVAEDVPELVALTAGTAASRPAVTNSSRVNSTESGGGRGGPRGLNGLNVDSSMIQRALYVLIGITMIGVLYFLIRAVRLKRPAQRKKYGLLSNYDDSVEMDGMESEEDDTLYEARSLRR; encoded by the exons ATGACTTTTCACGGACTCCTCTCGGCGGTTCTGGTTCCGGTTTGTTGGCTGTTGGTGTCCGTGGCGGAGGATGTGCCCGAGCTCGTCGCACTCACCGCCGGCACCGCGGCGTCCCGACCCGCGGTGACCAACTCCAGCCGGGTGAACTCTACGGAGAGCGGCGGCGGGCGGGGCGGCCCCAGGGGGCTCAACGGCCTGAACGTGGACAGCTCCATGATCCAGCGGGCCCTGTACGTCCTCATCGGCATCACTATGATCGGAGTCCTCTACTTCCTCATCCGAGCCGTGCG gctgaAGCGTCCGGCCCAGAGGAAGAAGTACGGCCTGCTGTCCAACTACGACGACTCGGTGGAGATGGACGGGATGGAGAGCGAGGAGGACGACACGCTGTACGAAGCTCGCAGCCTCCGCAg ATGA